The following are from one region of the Gammaproteobacteria bacterium genome:
- a CDS encoding TOBE domain-containing protein yields the protein MNRLRGRIAAIESSGQLSLVDVDVDGDTFTAIIVETPDSAGYLKLGGEILLLFKETEVSLAKNLSGLISLRNRIPASVQDIVEGDLLSQVTLDYKGNRIVSIITSRSVRRLELKTGDQVEGLVKANEMTLMECDCEL from the coding sequence ATGAACCGGTTACGCGGCAGGATTGCGGCGATTGAATCCTCGGGGCAGTTATCGCTGGTGGATGTCGACGTGGATGGCGATACCTTCACCGCCATTATCGTCGAAACACCGGACAGCGCTGGTTACCTGAAACTGGGGGGCGAAATCCTCCTCCTGTTCAAGGAAACGGAGGTGTCGCTCGCCAAAAACCTGTCTGGCTTGATCAGCCTGCGCAATCGCATTCCGGCGTCGGTACAGGATATCGTGGAGGGCGACCTGCTGAGCCAGGTGACACTGGATTACAAGGGAAATCGGATTGTTTCCATCATCACCAGCCGTTCCGTGCGACGATTGGAGCTGAAAACCGGCGACCAGGTAGAGGGGCTGGTGAAGGCCAATGAGATGACGCTGATGGAGTGCGATTGTGAACTATGA
- a CDS encoding OprO/OprP family phosphate-selective porin has translation MEGEYAGSSTALTYGYLDFNWWKAAQIRIGQFKPNYGLERSMNSNFIDFQERSLADSLLGATFDRGLMVYGTPLKGTHYSIAVVSGGGPNADDSNSAKDTMLRATGNAAEWAKWNNTVLHVGGFYGRGKQANGLATLSAKTEALGTAFFATANAFSNDIDRTRDGAELALAYGPMKLQG, from the coding sequence GTGGAGGGCGAATACGCCGGTAGTAGCACGGCACTCACATACGGATATCTCGACTTCAACTGGTGGAAAGCGGCCCAAATCCGGATAGGGCAATTCAAGCCTAACTATGGACTGGAACGTTCCATGAACTCCAACTTTATTGACTTCCAGGAGCGGTCGCTGGCGGACAGCCTTTTGGGCGCCACCTTTGACCGCGGCCTCATGGTCTACGGTACACCTCTCAAGGGTACGCACTATAGCATTGCAGTCGTCAGCGGCGGCGGCCCGAATGCTGACGATTCCAACAGTGCCAAGGACACCATGCTGCGCGCCACAGGCAACGCCGCCGAGTGGGCAAAATGGAACAACACCGTGCTCCATGTGGGTGGCTTCTACGGCAGAGGAAAACAGGCAAACGGGCTGGCGACGCTTTCCGCCAAGACCGAAGCGTTGGGAACTGCTTTCTTCGCCACCGCCAACGCCTTCAGCAACGATATAGACCGCACTCGCGACGGGGCAGAGCTTGCCCTTGCCTATGGCCCGATGAAACTTCAAGGATGA
- a CDS encoding IS4 family transposase has translation MYSGQLVFAQLMEHLPLHTFRRCVQRYPSKYPTKTFSHLDQFLCMAFAQLTYRESLRDIETCLRAHQAKLYHLGIRGNIAKSTLADANEQRDRRIYADFAMSLIQTARKLYASDSFAVELEQTVYALDTTTIDLCLSVFPWARFRSTKAAVKMHTLLDLRGNIPTFIHISDGKMHEVNVLDILIPEAGSFYIMDRGFTDFARWFTLHQAQAFFVIRGKSNLLFRRVYSRTVDKSTGLRCDLIVMSYWSRHSSRTVDKSTGLRCDQTIALTARKASKDYPQHLRRIKFYDAEHDRFLVFLTNNFDLPALTIAQLYRCRWQVELFFKWIKQHLRIKRFYGTTENAVKTQIWIAIAVYVLVAIVKKRLNTEASLYTILQILSLTLFEKTPLGQLLKNAETQMSMQKDNNQLNLFN, from the coding sequence ATGTATTCAGGCCAGTTGGTGTTCGCACAACTCATGGAGCATTTGCCCCTTCACACATTCCGTCGCTGCGTGCAGCGCTACCCTTCCAAATATCCCACCAAGACTTTTTCGCATCTCGATCAATTTCTCTGCATGGCGTTCGCGCAGCTGACTTACCGCGAAAGCCTGCGCGACATCGAAACCTGTCTGCGCGCCCACCAAGCCAAGCTCTATCACTTGGGCATACGAGGCAACATCGCCAAGAGCACGCTGGCCGATGCCAACGAGCAACGCGACCGTCGCATCTACGCGGATTTCGCGATGAGCTTAATCCAGACCGCCAGAAAGCTTTACGCCAGCGACAGCTTTGCGGTCGAACTGGAACAGACGGTCTACGCACTCGATACCACGACCATCGACCTGTGCTTGAGCGTCTTTCCGTGGGCACGCTTCCGCTCCACCAAAGCTGCCGTCAAGATGCATACGCTGCTCGACCTGCGCGGCAACATTCCAACCTTCATCCACATCAGCGATGGCAAGATGCACGAGGTCAATGTGCTCGATATCCTGATACCCGAAGCCGGCAGCTTTTACATCATGGATCGTGGCTTCACCGACTTCGCTCGCTGGTTCACCCTGCATCAAGCACAGGCGTTCTTTGTCATCCGTGGCAAATCCAATCTGCTCTTTCGTCGCGTCTACTCTCGCACCGTGGACAAGTCCACTGGACTGCGCTGCGACTTGATAGTCATGTCGTATTGGTCGCGCCATTCATCTCGCACCGTGGACAAGTCCACTGGACTGCGCTGCGACCAGACCATTGCATTGACTGCTCGCAAGGCCAGCAAGGATTACCCGCAGCACCTGCGACGCATCAAGTTCTACGATGCCGAACACGACAGGTTTCTGGTCTTTCTGACCAACAACTTCGACCTGCCTGCGCTGACCATCGCTCAGCTTTATCGTTGCCGCTGGCAGGTCGAGCTATTCTTCAAGTGGATCAAACAGCATCTTCGAATCAAGCGGTTCTATGGCACCACCGAGAATGCAGTCAAGACGCAAATATGGATCGCCATCGCGGTTTACGTCTTGGTCGCCATCGTGAAAAAGCGGCTCAATACCGAGGCTTCGCTTTACACAATCCTACAGATTTTGAGCCTGACTCTTTTCGAGAAAACGCCACTCGGTCAATTACTTAAAAATGCGGAGACGCAAATGAGCATGCAGAAAGACAATAACCAATTGAATCTATTCAATTAA
- a CDS encoding group II truncated hemoglobin, with the protein MLVRKSPDSSEIMDENPAAETIRKLHAQDLTHAKEKLFMFLSGWLGGPQLYAEKFGHPRLRQRHLPIPIGETERDQWMMCMTQAMRDVYIEEKLREQLTAAFYKTADFLRNVE; encoded by the coding sequence ATGTTAGTCCGGAAATCTCCGGACAGTAGTGAGATCATGGATGAAAATCCCGCCGCTGAAACCATCCGAAAACTTCACGCCCAAGACCTGACACACGCCAAAGAAAAACTCTTCATGTTCCTCTCCGGCTGGCTCGGCGGCCCGCAACTATACGCCGAGAAGTTCGGCCATCCCCGCTTGCGCCAGCGGCACCTGCCCATCCCCATCGGAGAGACGGAACGCGATCAGTGGATGATGTGCATGACCCAGGCCATGCGCGACGTGTACATCGAAGAAAAGTTGCGCGAGCAATTGACAGCTGCGTTCTATAAAACTGCGGATTTTTTGCGTAACGTCGAATAG
- a CDS encoding porin has protein sequence MRADYQGTNFERSLSAWYTSLTWLMSGERYADSYKNGGFGRIKPKQNFVLLTEGTGAFELGVRYSQFDASGFTIANTAGTGQLKAGLTNEANAWTLGGKWILNPNARLMLNYVRTSFHTPVTLNGKTDGHEDALTMRAQLDF, from the coding sequence ATCCGTGCGGACTACCAGGGAACAAACTTCGAGCGCAGCCTTTCCGCGTGGTATACGAGCCTCACCTGGCTGATGAGTGGAGAACGCTATGCTGATTCCTACAAAAACGGAGGGTTCGGCCGCATCAAACCAAAGCAAAACTTCGTCTTGCTTACGGAAGGAACTGGCGCCTTTGAGCTTGGGGTGCGCTACAGCCAGTTCGACGCCTCCGGCTTCACCATCGCCAATACTGCGGGGACGGGCCAGCTAAAGGCCGGGCTGACCAACGAGGCGAACGCCTGGACGCTGGGGGGCAAATGGATTTTGAACCCGAATGCACGGCTTATGCTCAACTACGTGCGCACCAGTTTCCATACCCCAGTCACCCTCAACGGCAAGACAGACGGCCACGAAGATGCTCTCACCATGCGTGCGCAGTTGGATTTCTAA
- the modA gene encoding molybdate ABC transporter substrate-binding protein, which yields MKQTLFTLLFSMSFVFSAPGIAETLTVAVAPNVKYAFDDLQAEFKKETGIDITPVFSSSGKITAQVRHGAPFDVFMSADMGFPETLYKDRYTAGPPRIYAYGALVLWTMKDLDMGKGVELLKDSMVEKVAIANPKIAPYGKEAIKVLKYYKLHDAVESKLVYGEDVSQTSLYIASRAADIGLTAKSVVVSPEMKGKGKWIEIKKESYDPIAQGAVILKHGRQTNAIAAQRFHDFLFSPKARAIFERYGYGLP from the coding sequence ATGAAACAAACCTTGTTCACGTTGCTTTTCTCGATGTCATTTGTTTTCAGTGCGCCCGGCATCGCCGAAACATTAACAGTGGCGGTTGCCCCCAATGTAAAGTACGCTTTCGATGATCTGCAAGCCGAATTCAAGAAGGAAACGGGCATTGACATCACTCCGGTATTCTCCTCCTCCGGCAAGATTACCGCGCAGGTCAGGCACGGCGCGCCATTCGATGTATTCATGTCGGCTGACATGGGGTTTCCGGAAACCCTCTACAAGGACAGATACACTGCCGGGCCTCCAAGAATCTACGCTTACGGCGCGCTTGTATTGTGGACCATGAAAGACCTCGACATGGGAAAGGGCGTTGAGCTCCTTAAGGACAGCATGGTTGAAAAGGTAGCAATTGCCAATCCCAAGATCGCGCCTTATGGCAAGGAAGCAATCAAGGTGCTTAAATATTACAAGCTCCATGACGCGGTCGAATCCAAACTGGTTTACGGCGAAGACGTTTCCCAGACCAGTCTATACATTGCCTCCCGCGCCGCGGATATTGGCCTCACTGCAAAATCCGTGGTCGTGTCGCCGGAGATGAAAGGCAAGGGTAAGTGGATCGAGATCAAGAAGGAGAGCTACGATCCCATCGCACAGGGCGCCGTGATCCTGAAACACGGCCGGCAAACCAACGCCATTGCTGCGCAGCGATTCCATGACTTTCTGTTTTCGCCCAAGGCCAGGGCGATTTTCGAACGCTACGGCTACGGCCTGCCATGA
- a CDS encoding TOBE domain-containing protein, which yields MLETYRLIQREHEKFLAAASVGIENFAHFYQLMRRLTMKTSARNQFFGKVDSIRNGPVNAEVAIALSSGDMIYAVITHESVETLDLKAGDEVWALVKAPWVMITEDDPGLKLSARNRLCGMVTRLIPGAVNTDVVITLNGNNTVSALITNESAENLNLKEGGRACAVFKASSVILGISA from the coding sequence ATGCTCGAAACCTACCGCCTCATCCAACGGGAGCATGAGAAATTCCTTGCCGCCGCCAGCGTGGGCATCGAAAACTTTGCGCACTTTTATCAATTGATGAGGAGATTGACCATGAAAACCAGCGCACGTAACCAGTTTTTTGGGAAAGTGGACTCTATACGGAACGGCCCGGTCAATGCCGAAGTGGCGATTGCTCTGAGCAGTGGCGACATGATTTATGCCGTCATCACCCACGAGAGCGTGGAAACCCTGGATTTGAAGGCCGGTGATGAGGTCTGGGCCCTCGTTAAAGCACCCTGGGTAATGATTACCGAGGATGATCCAGGTCTCAAGCTGAGTGCACGAAACCGGCTCTGTGGAATGGTGACCCGCTTGATCCCCGGCGCCGTCAACACGGATGTCGTCATTACGCTGAATGGGAACAACACCGTCAGCGCCCTGATTACCAATGAGAGCGCCGAAAACCTGAATCTCAAGGAAGGGGGACGGGCCTGCGCAGTTTTCAAGGCAAGTAGTGTCATTCTCGGCATAAGCGCATAG